A portion of the Marinobacter alexandrii genome contains these proteins:
- a CDS encoding OstA-like protein, translating to MRKLVQTTFVFFILCSSLSVVAQKKDRIKYKALDLFEFRKNGEKVRRLIGDVVFVQETSTMYCDSSYYYVKDNIMEAFGHVKIVDDSVTITSNKLIYNGQDRTAKLRENVVYTKADQRLTTDFLDYNMDTEVGNYYNGGKLKDSVNVLTSNTGYYYGLQKYALFWTNVELIAPDYTLKSDTLRYNTIPKIAVSEGKTTIITEDESILHSDGGTFRTKIDQSEFNDGTVETIDYYMEGDELFFDDLKKYYDAKGNVKLTAKNEDIVITGDKGYSDKNNGVSKVYGNALMERYLQNDTLYLAADTLVSIESEYDSAKRILAYHNVRIWKSNLQGLADSASYFLSDSLLFFYEDPIFWNLNNQLEGDTVIMEVTENEIKSMSLLQNAFLATEDTVQNYNQIKGRTMEAHFKESEISHIFVNGNGESIYYVLDEEDPNDIITMGMNRILCSNMTIRFKDEQLDNISFYIKPEARFIPPQELTDDLQKLDGFEWKGDQRPSLSDLMIDLPILLEEDAVPVKIPDGEKIDLEGTSIKKENLLKSIKEDG from the coding sequence TGAGTGTTGTCGCTCAAAAGAAAGACCGAATTAAATACAAAGCTCTCGATTTATTTGAATTTCGAAAAAATGGAGAAAAAGTAAGACGATTGATCGGCGATGTTGTTTTTGTTCAGGAAACATCTACTATGTATTGCGATAGTTCTTACTACTATGTCAAAGACAATATTATGGAAGCCTTCGGTCACGTAAAAATCGTGGATGATTCTGTAACGATTACTTCAAACAAGTTGATTTACAATGGACAAGATAGAACTGCTAAGCTTCGTGAAAATGTAGTGTATACAAAAGCAGATCAGCGACTAACTACTGATTTCCTTGATTATAACATGGACACTGAAGTAGGAAACTACTACAATGGAGGTAAACTCAAGGATTCTGTAAATGTGCTTACCAGCAACACTGGCTATTATTATGGGTTACAGAAATATGCACTTTTTTGGACTAATGTAGAGTTGATAGCTCCGGACTACACGCTAAAATCAGATACACTTAGATATAATACAATACCAAAAATTGCCGTATCAGAAGGTAAGACCACCATCATTACGGAGGACGAATCCATTCTTCATTCAGATGGAGGAACTTTCCGAACAAAAATTGATCAGTCGGAATTCAATGATGGCACAGTAGAGACCATAGATTATTACATGGAAGGTGATGAACTCTTTTTTGACGATTTGAAAAAATATTATGACGCTAAAGGAAACGTAAAGCTCACGGCAAAAAATGAGGATATTGTGATCACTGGGGACAAAGGTTATTCTGATAAAAACAATGGAGTCAGTAAGGTTTATGGAAATGCGCTAATGGAACGTTATCTCCAGAATGACACACTTTACCTTGCAGCTGATACTTTGGTGTCTATAGAAAGCGAATACGATTCTGCAAAAAGAATCCTAGCATATCATAATGTAAGGATTTGGAAAAGTAATCTTCAGGGGTTAGCAGATTCTGCATCATATTTTCTAAGCGACTCATTACTTTTTTTCTACGAGGATCCTATCTTCTGGAACCTAAATAATCAACTTGAAGGTGACACAGTCATTATGGAAGTCACTGAAAATGAAATTAAGTCCATGTCATTACTCCAAAATGCATTCCTTGCTACTGAAGATACAGTACAAAATTACAATCAGATCAAAGGCAGAACGATGGAGGCACATTTCAAAGAATCTGAAATAAGTCACATTTTCGTCAATGGGAATGGAGAAAGCATCTACTATGTACTTGATGAAGAAGATCCCAATGATATTATCACAATGGGAATGAATAGAATTCTGTGTAGCAACATGACCATCCGATTTAAAGATGAACAATTGGACAACATCTCTTTTTATATTAAGCCAGAGGCTAGGTTCATCCCACCTCAAGAATTGACTGATGATTTACAAAAATTGGATGGATTTGAGTGGAAAGGTGATCAAAGGCCATCGCTTAGTGACTTAATGATTGATCTACCTATTCTCCTTGAAGAGGATGCAGTACCTGTGAAAATTCCAGACGGAGAAAAAATTGATCTTGAAGGAACCTCTATTAAGAAAGAAAATTTGTTAAAATCTATTAAAGAAGATGGGTAA
- the bamD gene encoding outer membrane protein assembly factor BamD — translation MREIRILFLLVVAVSIVGCSKFRKIQKSGDWKVKYEAALEYYEEEDYHRTIILLEDILPIIRGTEEAELGNFYLAYSYFHQKQYILSAHHFDEFVKIYGRSEYVMEASYMHAYSLYLQSPDYQLDQTVTYEAVAAMQNFINKYSSSEYAPEADRVIDDMQEKLEKKAYEQCKLYYKLRRYKSALVVYDNFADDFPDSDYNEEVAYLRIETSYDLAEKSITSKQEERFRSTIDHYLNFIDKYPNSKFLKDAEKFYAESIEEITRFADSN, via the coding sequence ATGAGGGAAATTCGAATACTTTTCTTGTTGGTAGTAGCTGTAAGTATAGTGGGATGCAGCAAGTTTCGTAAGATTCAAAAAAGTGGAGATTGGAAAGTTAAATATGAAGCTGCTCTCGAATATTACGAAGAAGAGGACTATCATAGAACCATCATTCTTCTAGAAGATATTCTACCTATCATCAGAGGAACGGAAGAAGCTGAATTAGGGAATTTCTATCTGGCTTACAGTTATTTTCATCAAAAGCAATACATCCTGAGCGCACATCATTTTGATGAATTTGTTAAAATATATGGGCGATCCGAATATGTCATGGAAGCAAGCTACATGCATGCGTACTCTTTGTATCTTCAATCTCCTGATTATCAACTTGATCAGACTGTCACTTACGAAGCTGTAGCTGCTATGCAGAATTTCATCAATAAATACTCCAGCTCAGAATATGCACCAGAGGCAGACAGAGTCATTGATGATATGCAGGAAAAGCTTGAAAAGAAAGCTTATGAACAATGTAAGCTTTACTATAAATTAAGGAGATATAAGTCCGCACTAGTTGTCTACGATAATTTTGCAGATGATTTTCCTGATTCCGACTATAACGAAGAAGTGGCTTATTTAAGAATAGAAACTTCTTACGATTTGGCTGAAAAAAGTATTACTTCAAAACAAGAAGAACGGTTCAGAAGCACAATAGATCACTACCTTAATTTTATTGATAAATATCCAAATAGCAAATTTTTAAAAGATGCTGAGAAGTTTTATGCTGAAAGCATCGAAGAAATAACTAGATTTGCCGATTCAAATTAA
- a CDS encoding DNA-directed RNA polymerase subunit omega, whose translation MQHITSSLITRDNQDILEPTGNLYESLVIVSKRARQISANQKEELNSKLAEFASSVDNLEEIFENREQIEISKFYERMPKPSTSAVEEFLNGQLNFRLPEKEVETPSDLT comes from the coding sequence ATGCAGCACATTACTTCTTCACTCATCACAAGAGACAATCAGGATATTTTAGAACCTACCGGCAATCTATACGAATCTTTGGTGATCGTTTCTAAAAGAGCAAGGCAAATTAGTGCCAACCAAAAAGAAGAGCTTAATTCCAAGCTTGCTGAGTTTGCTTCTTCGGTAGATAATCTAGAAGAAATTTTTGAAAATAGAGAACAAATCGAAATCTCTAAGTTCTATGAGCGTATGCCAAAGCCTTCGACTTCAGCCGTTGAAGAGTTTTTAAATGGCCAGCTTAATTTCAGATTACCCGAAAAAGAAGTCGAGACTCCTTCTGATTTAACATAA
- the coaBC gene encoding bifunctional phosphopantothenoylcysteine decarboxylase/phosphopantothenate--cysteine ligase CoaBC, whose amino-acid sequence MLAGKKILLAVCGSIAAYKAAFFVRLLKKEGAEVKVIMTKSAQDFITPLTLSTLSKNPVHSEYFDKKNGEWNNHVELGMWADLMIIAPLSANTLGKMANGICDNLLLATYLSAKCPVMVAPAMDLDMYRHPTTTENLNRLQSFGNEIIEARDGELASGLSGPGRMAEPEELIDAIKKKVINTQALAGKQVLISSGPTFEPIDPVRFIGNHSSGKMGTAIANAFKDSGASITMVSGPASHFPNHGEVIKINSANEMLNEMQKRHDQADIVIFSAAVADYRPENPVKEKIKKKEELLELRLIKNPDIASELGKKKKNQFHVGFALETTNEETNAKEKLKKKNFDLIVLNSLNDKGAGFQQDTNRVTFFDKNNNQQKFELKSKNDVARDIVEYVIKTLK is encoded by the coding sequence ATGCTGGCGGGTAAGAAAATATTATTAGCGGTTTGTGGTTCAATAGCAGCCTACAAAGCCGCTTTTTTTGTGCGTCTTCTTAAAAAAGAAGGAGCAGAAGTAAAGGTCATTATGACCAAAAGTGCACAAGATTTCATAACTCCTCTTACACTTTCTACACTTTCTAAAAATCCCGTTCACTCAGAATACTTTGACAAAAAAAATGGCGAGTGGAACAATCACGTAGAACTAGGAATGTGGGCTGATCTAATGATAATTGCACCTTTGAGTGCAAATACACTCGGTAAAATGGCCAATGGCATTTGTGACAACCTGTTACTTGCAACCTACCTCTCAGCAAAATGCCCGGTAATGGTTGCTCCCGCAATGGATCTAGATATGTATCGGCATCCTACCACCACGGAAAATCTAAATCGACTACAATCTTTTGGCAATGAAATAATCGAAGCACGTGATGGCGAATTAGCCAGCGGGCTTTCTGGGCCTGGTAGAATGGCAGAGCCTGAGGAGTTGATAGATGCAATAAAAAAAAAAGTAATTAATACTCAAGCTCTAGCAGGGAAACAAGTCTTAATATCTTCTGGCCCTACTTTTGAACCAATAGATCCGGTTCGATTTATCGGCAACCACTCTTCAGGAAAGATGGGAACAGCCATTGCAAACGCCTTCAAAGATTCAGGAGCGTCTATAACCATGGTGAGTGGTCCTGCATCACATTTCCCAAATCATGGAGAAGTAATAAAGATAAATTCAGCAAATGAGATGCTGAATGAGATGCAAAAGAGACATGATCAAGCAGATATTGTGATCTTCTCTGCGGCAGTTGCAGACTACCGTCCTGAAAATCCTGTTAAAGAAAAAATCAAAAAGAAGGAAGAGTTACTTGAACTTAGGCTTATCAAAAATCCAGACATTGCCTCTGAGTTGGGAAAGAAAAAGAAAAACCAATTTCATGTTGGGTTTGCATTGGAAACAACCAATGAAGAAACAAACGCCAAAGAGAAACTAAAGAAGAAAAATTTTGATCTAATTGTCCTAAATTCATTAAACGATAAAGGTGCTGGTTTTCAGCAAGACACAAATAGGGTGACCTTTTTTGATAAGAACAATAACCAACAAAAATTTGAGTTGAAGAGTAAGAATGATGTGGCCCGGGATATTGTTGAATACGTAATAAAAACTCTCAAATGA
- a CDS encoding DUF4835 family protein, producing the protein MKLIGLAFLFIYSASFSQELNCRVIVNAQQVQTTERAVFREMETEFAQFLNTTKWTNDDFGEEEVINCNLVITISEMPSIGVFVASVQVLASRPAFGTSYESVVMNFADRDWQFEYVQSQPLIFNENTFTNNITSLLAYYAYMVIGFDYDTFSELGGTPHFQKAFQIVNNAQQTSFPGWQQFNSVRNRYWLVENVQNPQLEPVRKALYAYHRNGLDIMVEDRPQAEKNILGALSEIQKANRARPRSILTISFMDAKSGEIQQIFSEANLATRRQAYNLLSNIDPSRTDDYKALIE; encoded by the coding sequence ATGAAACTTATTGGACTTGCGTTTCTATTTATTTATTCTGCTTCATTTTCGCAAGAATTAAACTGTCGTGTTATTGTAAATGCTCAACAGGTCCAAACCACTGAGCGTGCTGTTTTCAGGGAGATGGAGACTGAGTTTGCCCAGTTTCTAAATACAACTAAATGGACGAATGATGATTTTGGTGAGGAAGAAGTCATTAATTGTAATTTAGTAATTACTATTTCTGAAATGCCCAGTATTGGTGTGTTTGTTGCTTCCGTACAAGTTCTGGCAAGTCGACCTGCATTTGGGACCAGTTATGAATCAGTGGTGATGAATTTCGCGGACAGAGACTGGCAATTTGAGTATGTTCAATCACAACCCTTAATCTTCAATGAAAATACCTTTACAAATAATATCACCTCATTATTAGCATACTATGCTTATATGGTAATTGGGTTCGATTATGATACGTTTTCAGAACTTGGAGGCACACCTCATTTCCAAAAGGCTTTTCAAATTGTCAATAATGCTCAGCAAACTAGTTTTCCTGGTTGGCAGCAGTTCAACAGTGTTCGGAATAGATATTGGCTAGTGGAAAATGTGCAGAACCCACAATTAGAGCCTGTAAGGAAGGCGCTTTATGCATATCATCGCAACGGACTGGATATTATGGTGGAAGATAGACCGCAAGCTGAGAAAAATATTTTAGGCGCACTATCTGAAATACAAAAAGCAAACCGGGCAAGACCGAGATCCATTCTAACCATTAGCTTCATGGATGCAAAGTCTGGAGAGATTCAGCAAATATTCTCAGAAGCCAATCTTGCTACACGAAGACAGGCATACAACCTACTTAGTAACATTGACCCTTCAAGAACTGACGATTATAAGGCGTTGATTGAGTAG
- the recN gene encoding DNA repair protein RecN, giving the protein MIKSLQIKNYALIQELEMSPSPQLNIITGETGAGKSIMLGAVGLLLGKRADTKVLLDENQKCVVEGLFDISSYALQEIFEREDLDHESECVIRREISPSGKSRAFVNDTPTNLSVLKAIGEKLMDVHSQHESLQLGDNTYQLNALDAFAAHPELITQYREVFKIFSNAKKHLNKLESLATQSAEDADYKQFLFSELNEAQLDGLDQEKLEKDLEVLENAEAIKLKLSQALRALDDSEASILQQLTESKSLINTISSFSNELEEISNRLESSSIELADVSNEMQRIQDKVEHDPEKIQELKERLDLLFRLQKKHNVLTVQELIKLRDELDQSLSQVANLDGEITKAKKELDVAEKSMLKLGTKLSESRKLSALNFADEIEKIIHQIGIENGTVELKVNLSEPDSAGLDVIEMLFSANKGIKPQELKEVASGGEFSRLIFAVKYLIADKTAMPTIIFDEIDTGVSGEVALQMIRMMKHMSKNHQIISISHLPQFAAGGDAHYYVYKDHTSDRSVSRIRKLVDQDRVTEIAKMIGGENPGASAVESAKELLQL; this is encoded by the coding sequence ATGATCAAATCACTTCAGATAAAGAACTACGCACTCATTCAGGAGTTGGAGATGTCTCCTTCCCCTCAGCTGAACATAATCACTGGAGAAACGGGGGCAGGTAAATCTATCATGCTTGGTGCTGTCGGCCTTCTTCTTGGGAAGCGTGCAGACACGAAAGTTCTATTAGATGAAAATCAAAAGTGTGTCGTAGAAGGGCTTTTTGATATCTCCTCGTATGCTCTCCAAGAGATATTTGAACGAGAAGATTTGGATCATGAATCCGAATGCGTGATAAGGAGGGAAATAAGTCCATCCGGAAAGTCACGCGCCTTTGTAAATGACACACCCACAAATTTAAGTGTCCTTAAGGCCATTGGAGAGAAACTCATGGATGTACACTCTCAACATGAATCTCTTCAACTAGGAGATAATACCTACCAACTAAATGCATTAGATGCCTTTGCTGCTCACCCTGAATTAATCACTCAATATCGAGAAGTTTTCAAAATCTTTTCCAACGCCAAGAAGCACCTGAACAAGCTTGAATCGTTGGCAACTCAAAGTGCCGAAGATGCTGACTATAAGCAGTTCCTTTTTAGTGAACTAAACGAAGCTCAGTTGGATGGTTTGGATCAGGAAAAACTCGAAAAAGATCTTGAAGTCCTTGAAAATGCCGAAGCTATCAAGCTCAAACTTTCACAAGCTCTCCGCGCTCTAGATGACTCTGAAGCTTCTATCCTACAGCAACTTACCGAATCAAAATCGCTTATAAATACTATTTCATCGTTTTCAAATGAGCTCGAAGAAATAAGTAATCGTCTGGAAAGCAGCTCCATCGAATTAGCTGATGTCTCCAATGAGATGCAACGCATTCAAGATAAAGTTGAACATGACCCTGAAAAAATTCAAGAGCTAAAGGAACGACTGGATCTATTGTTCAGATTGCAGAAAAAGCATAATGTACTTACCGTACAAGAGCTTATTAAACTGAGAGACGAATTAGATCAAAGCTTAAGTCAAGTAGCTAACCTTGATGGAGAAATCACAAAGGCCAAAAAGGAACTCGATGTAGCTGAAAAGTCAATGTTAAAACTTGGAACTAAGCTATCTGAGTCACGAAAATTATCCGCTCTCAATTTTGCCGACGAGATTGAAAAGATCATTCACCAGATAGGAATTGAAAATGGAACGGTAGAGCTAAAAGTAAATCTATCAGAACCTGACTCAGCTGGGCTTGATGTCATAGAAATGCTTTTCAGTGCTAACAAAGGGATCAAACCTCAAGAGTTAAAAGAGGTCGCATCTGGAGGTGAGTTTTCTAGGCTAATCTTTGCAGTCAAATATCTGATCGCTGATAAAACGGCTATGCCCACCATTATTTTTGATGAAATAGATACAGGTGTCTCCGGAGAAGTAGCGCTTCAGATGATTAGAATGATGAAGCACATGTCTAAAAATCATCAAATAATAAGCATTAGTCATCTTCCACAGTTTGCTGCTGGCGGTGACGCACATTATTACGTATACAAAGATCACACTTCCGATAGATCGGTAAGTAGAATTAGAAAACTAGTTGATCAGGATAGAGTAACAGAAATTGCCAAAATGATTGGCGGAGAAAATCCCGGTGCTTCAGCAGTAGAAAGCGCTAAAGAACTGCTTCAATTATGA
- a CDS encoding SDR family oxidoreductase, whose translation MSNNLLKGKRGIISGALDQNSIAWKVAEKAHEQGAVFTLTNAPIAMRMGEINKLGEQCNAEIIPADATSMEDLENLFNKSSETLGGKIDFVLHSIGMSPNVRKGKDYGDLNYDWFQKTLDVSALSFHKMMQTAEKLDAMNEWGSILGLSYIAAQRTFPDYSDMAQAKALLESIARSYGYRMGKDKKVRVNTISQSPTMTTAGSGVPGFDVFFNYADKMSPLGNASAESCADYCITMFSDLTRMVTMQNLMHDGGFSSSGITESMVEELTNK comes from the coding sequence ATGTCAAATAATCTACTTAAAGGAAAAAGAGGAATTATTTCCGGTGCACTTGATCAAAATTCCATTGCCTGGAAAGTGGCAGAAAAAGCACACGAACAAGGTGCCGTATTTACACTTACCAACGCGCCAATCGCTATGCGAATGGGCGAGATCAATAAACTAGGTGAGCAATGTAATGCGGAGATTATTCCGGCAGATGCCACCTCAATGGAAGATCTGGAGAATCTTTTCAACAAGTCAAGCGAGACGCTTGGAGGTAAAATTGATTTTGTTTTACACTCAATCGGGATGAGCCCTAATGTACGTAAGGGGAAAGATTATGGAGATTTGAATTACGATTGGTTTCAAAAAACATTGGATGTATCTGCTTTATCATTTCATAAAATGATGCAAACTGCAGAAAAACTAGACGCAATGAATGAATGGGGATCTATTCTTGGCCTCTCTTACATAGCTGCCCAAAGAACATTTCCTGACTATTCTGATATGGCTCAAGCCAAAGCATTGCTAGAATCCATAGCCAGAAGCTACGGTTACCGTATGGGAAAAGACAAAAAAGTAAGGGTCAATACTATTTCTCAGTCTCCTACAATGACAACTGCAGGATCTGGTGTACCAGGTTTTGATGTGTTTTTCAACTATGCAGACAAAATGTCTCCACTTGGAAATGCTAGCGCTGAAAGCTGTGCAGACTATTGCATCACCATGTTCTCAGACTTGACACGCATGGTAACTATGCAAAATTTGATGCATGATGGAGGATTCTCTTCTTCTGGCATCACAGAATCAATGGTTGAGGAGTTAACGAATAAATAG
- the ispE gene encoding 4-(cytidine 5'-diphospho)-2-C-methyl-D-erythritol kinase, translated as MISFPNAKINLGLNIVSKREDGFHNIKSCFYPIPWHDCLEVIEAASFSFHSHGLAIPGDTSSNLCIKAYELIKNDHDIPPVEIHLLKNIPMGAGLGGGSADGAFTLRMLNDLFELGLSNLQLETYALKLGSDCPFFIQNQPAIAKGRGEQLDRISLDLSDYHLSIHNPGIHISTKEAYAGVKPKEPLHCIEDIVAKPISAWRDLLVNDFETSIFPNHSEISKLKEEMYEMGAIYASMTGSGSTVFGIFDHKIENAKWNFFEL; from the coding sequence ATGATATCCTTCCCTAATGCCAAAATCAATTTGGGGCTCAACATAGTGAGCAAACGGGAAGATGGATTTCATAACATTAAAAGCTGCTTCTATCCTATCCCATGGCATGATTGCCTAGAGGTGATAGAAGCAGCTTCTTTTTCCTTTCACAGTCATGGGCTAGCCATTCCAGGAGATACCTCTTCCAATCTCTGCATCAAAGCGTATGAGCTAATCAAAAATGATCACGACATACCTCCTGTAGAGATACATCTACTCAAAAACATCCCGATGGGTGCAGGACTCGGTGGCGGTTCTGCCGATGGAGCATTTACGTTGAGAATGCTTAATGATCTTTTTGAACTAGGACTATCCAACTTGCAACTTGAGACTTACGCCCTGAAGCTTGGAAGCGACTGCCCTTTTTTCATACAGAACCAGCCAGCAATCGCGAAAGGTCGTGGAGAACAACTGGATAGAATAAGCCTTGACCTTTCCGATTACCACTTATCCATACACAACCCTGGCATCCATATTTCTACCAAAGAAGCGTATGCCGGAGTGAAACCAAAAGAACCACTTCATTGCATTGAAGATATTGTAGCAAAGCCCATTTCGGCATGGAGAGATCTGCTAGTCAATGATTTTGAAACTTCAATATTTCCTAACCATTCAGAAATCAGTAAACTCAAAGAAGAGATGTATGAAATGGGAGCAATCTATGCTTCTATGACTGGAAGTGGTAGTACAGTGTTCGGGATTTTTGACCACAAAATAGAAAACGCTAAGTGGAATTTTTTTGAATTGTAA
- a CDS encoding SDR family oxidoreductase has translation MEINKEKDQLSKDQIDQCISILKTLNEDTNQIFEIPKDLRIELITQAGRLSRPQREEFKKRKKDAKKILKRKAAEKDKHARNKTGIRSAREASVFVAPKMIASKDKEARPANTSVAPRNCYVCKEIFTTLHHFYDTMCTSCGDFNYAKRFQTSDLTGQVALVTGSRLKIGYHITLMMLRAGATVIATTRFPVDSALRYAKEEDFETWGHRLKIHGLDLRHIPSVEIFCNYIEHQYDRLDVLINNAAQTVRRPAGFYQHLLVQEECNISELPQSVKKTLSDHEACLRELGAISSMKGDQNKNLPVSWNDKQVGIGLSASARLSQIPYAVDHSLASEEVFPTGKMDADLQQVDLRKVNSWRLKLGEIHTHEMLEVQLVNSVAPFVLCNRLVHLMKKENTGMKHIINVSAMEGKFHKFHKEARHPHTNMAKAALNMMTLTSSAEFAKYGIYTNAVDTGWVTDEDPIELAKKKEEIHDFQPPLDIVDGAARVMDPLFDGINTGKHWCGKFLKDYRPTSW, from the coding sequence ATGGAAATCAACAAAGAAAAAGATCAACTAAGTAAGGATCAAATTGATCAATGTATATCCATTTTAAAAACATTGAATGAAGACACCAACCAAATATTTGAGATTCCAAAAGATCTAAGAATCGAGCTTATTACACAAGCTGGGCGACTATCAAGACCACAAAGAGAAGAATTTAAGAAACGTAAAAAAGACGCAAAAAAAATCCTCAAAAGAAAAGCCGCTGAAAAGGATAAACACGCTCGCAACAAAACAGGAATACGAAGTGCTAGAGAAGCATCTGTTTTTGTTGCTCCCAAAATGATCGCATCAAAAGATAAGGAAGCAAGACCTGCTAATACATCAGTCGCTCCACGTAACTGCTACGTATGCAAGGAGATTTTCACAACACTGCATCACTTTTATGACACCATGTGCACATCATGTGGCGACTTTAATTATGCTAAGCGTTTTCAAACATCAGATCTTACTGGACAAGTTGCTCTGGTTACTGGTTCTCGCCTTAAAATTGGCTATCACATTACCTTAATGATGTTAAGAGCTGGAGCCACGGTAATTGCAACAACAAGATTTCCGGTAGATTCCGCTTTGCGTTATGCCAAAGAAGAAGATTTTGAAACATGGGGTCATCGTCTTAAAATACATGGATTGGATTTAAGACATATTCCCAGCGTAGAAATTTTTTGTAATTACATTGAACACCAATACGACAGGTTGGACGTACTGATTAATAACGCTGCGCAGACGGTCAGACGTCCAGCAGGTTTTTATCAGCATCTATTAGTACAAGAAGAGTGCAATATTTCTGAATTACCACAATCAGTAAAAAAAACCTTATCAGATCATGAAGCTTGTTTACGAGAACTAGGAGCTATCAGCTCTATGAAAGGAGATCAAAACAAGAATCTACCAGTTTCTTGGAATGACAAACAGGTAGGTATTGGCCTCAGCGCCTCTGCAAGATTATCTCAAATCCCATACGCTGTTGATCATTCTTTAGCATCTGAAGAAGTTTTTCCCACGGGTAAAATGGATGCCGACTTGCAACAAGTTGATCTTAGGAAGGTAAATAGCTGGCGATTAAAATTAGGTGAAATTCATACGCATGAAATGCTAGAAGTACAGCTTGTTAATTCTGTTGCTCCTTTTGTATTATGCAATCGCTTAGTTCATCTAATGAAAAAAGAAAACACCGGGATGAAACACATCATCAATGTCTCAGCTATGGAAGGTAAATTTCACAAATTCCATAAAGAAGCTCGCCATCCCCATACAAACATGGCTAAAGCTGCCTTAAACATGATGACTCTTACTTCATCTGCAGAATTTGCGAAATATGGAATATATACCAACGCAGTAGATACCGGATGGGTAACTGACGAGGACCCTATTGAGTTGGCTAAAAAGAAAGAAGAAATTCATGACTTCCAACCTCCTTTAGACATTGTTGACGGAGCTGCCAGAGTTATGGATCCGTTGTTTGATGGGATCAATACAGGGAAACATTGGTGTGGTAAATTCCTAAAAGACTATAGGCCGACTAGTTGGTAA